A stretch of Perognathus longimembris pacificus isolate PPM17 chromosome 1, ASM2315922v1, whole genome shotgun sequence DNA encodes these proteins:
- the Twf1 gene encoding twinfilin-1 yields MSHQTGIQASEEVKDIFARARNGKYRLLKISIENEQLVVGSCSQPEDTWEKDYDSFVLPLLEDKQPCYLLFRLDSQNAQGYEWIFIAWSPDHSHVRQKMLYAATRATLKKEFGGGHIKDEVFGTVKEDVSLHGYKKYLLSQSSPAPLTAAEEELRQIKINEVQTDVGVDTKHQTLQGVAFPISQEAFQALEKLSNRQLNYVQLEIDIKNEIIILANTTSTELKDLPKRIPKHSARYHFFLYKHSHEGDYLESIVFIYSMPGYTCSIRERMLYSSCKSPLLEIVERQLQMDVIRKIEIDNGDELTADFLYEEVHPKQHAHKQSFAKPKGPAGKRGIRRLIRGPAETEAATD; encoded by the exons ATGTCCCACCAGACAGGCATCCAAG CAAGTGAAGAGGTGAAAGATATCTTTGCCAGAGCCAGAAATGGGAAATACAGACTTCTGAAAATATCTATTGAAAATG agcAACTTGTTGTTGGATCTTGTAGTCAGCCTGAAGATACCTGGGAAAAGGATTATGATTCCTTTGTCTTGCCCTTGTTGGAGGACAAGCAGCCATGCTACCTGTTATTCAGGTTAGATTCTCAGAATGCCCAGGGATATGAATGGATATTCATTGCATGGTCTCCAGATCATTCTCAT GTTCGTCAAAAAATGTTGTATGCAGCAACAAGAGCAACTCTGAAAAAAGAATTTGGAGGTGGCCACATTAAAGATGAAGTATTTGGAACAGTAAAG GAAGACGTATCATTACATGGTTATAAAAAATACCTGCTGTCCCAGTCTTCCCCTGCTCCCCTGACTGCAGCTGAGGAAGAATTACGGCAGATTAAAATTAATGAG GTACAAACTGATGTGGGTGTGGACACGAAGCATCAAACACTACAAGGAGTAGCCTTTCCTATTTCTCAAGAAGCTTTCCAGGCTTTGGAAAAACTGAGCAACCGACAGCTCAACTATGTGCAGTTG GAAATAGATATAAAAAATGAGATTATAATTTTGGCCAACACCACAAGTACAGAACTGAAAGATTTGCCAAAGAGGATTCCCAAGCATTCGGCACGCTACCATTTCTTCCTGTATAAACATTCCCATGAGGGAGACTACTTGGAGTCTATAG tttttatttattcaatgcCTGGATACACGTGCAGTATAAGAGAACGGATGCTGTACTCAAGCTGCAAGAGCCCTCTGCTAGAAATTGTAGAGCGGCAACTACAGATGGATGTAATCAGAAAG ATTGAAATAGACAATGGGGATGAATTGACTGCAGACTTCCTTTATGAAGAAGTGCATCCCAAGCAGCATGCACATAAGCAAAGCTTTGCAAAACCAAAAGGTCCTGCGGGGAAAAGAGGAATCCGGAGACTAATTAGGGGTCCAGCCGAAACAGAAGCCGCTACTGATTAA